The region GATTGCAAGGCACGACGGGACGAACCTCATCGAGATTTATAGTCGCCGAGAGCGTAGAGTTTGGCACGTAGCTGTGCGGTGTCGGCGCATATGGTTGCCTGTTTAGCATGGTGAAGGCCTCGCGCTGCAGTTGCGCAAGCGCATCGCGGCACACAAGTACAGCTTGGAAGGGGGATGGATGCTGACGACGTTGGGGGAAGTTGTTATCGTCCGATAAGGGGGCAACAAAGGTGGCAGAATCCCAGTCACCGCTCCCGCGCTAGTGACATTCCAAGCTTAGCGCCCCGCCTGATAAGAAATCCGATAAGCACCCCGGACAGGAACATCAAAAAAAGTTTGGAGACATGCGACTTCTGAGCCAGCAAATTGTTGAAGGGGCTGTTCGGCAAAGCCACACCAATTGCCGACTTTTTCCATCACCATAACTCGCCACGATGGGTGCCTCTAAGAAGAACGCAAAGGCGACGAAGAAATTCGAACAAAAACATCTCAGTGGTGTTCtcgaaagaagaaaagcgGTCGCCAAGATCAAACAGAAGCAGcagatcaaggagaagaagcaggccaAGCGCGCAAAGGACGATGAGTTCTTCAAGGGAGCCGATGGCACCGTCAAGAGACCAGCAAACAAGAAGCCCGGTACGCAGGGAACCGAGATGAGCGTCGACGATTTCTTTAAGGGCGGTTTCGAGATCCTCGACAAGGGTGCGCCAACGGAGAATGGCAAGACTGCCGCTCTTGGAAAGCGGAAGCGCGGGGAGGCCAATGCCCGCGAGGAGACTTCTGATCAGAGCGACGGCAGCGATATCGATGTTTCCGAcaacgaggaggatgtggttaCCGATAGCGAGGCTGGCTTcagcgatgaggaggatgaggaggatcttGGCATGTCCAAGAACGCCATGGCCGCTCTCGCCGAGAAGGATCCCGAATTCTATAAGTTCTTGAAGGAGAACGACCCAGAGGCTCTCGACTTTGACGAAAACGCATCACTCGACGAGGTCGACGAGCTTAGCGGcagcgacgaggaagacgagcaaccgaagaagaagcaaaagaagggcaagaaggcacaagaagaagaggaggttgacgaTTCCGCCCATGAGTTGACCAAGGCCATGGTTGCCAAGTGGGAGAAGGCGCTCAACGAGACCAAGTCGCTCAAGGCTGCTAAGCAGACAGTGATTGCCTTTCGCTGCGCTGCCCACCTgaacgaggaggatgaggagaacCCACAACGCTACAGTATCAAAAACCCCGAGGTCTTTCACAACATCTTGATGGTGGCCCTCAAGCTCATTCCTGAAGTCTTgaaccaccatctccctgtCAAGGAGTCCGCCGCCGGCAGAGCCTACGTCCAGACCGAGACCAAGAAGTTCAAGACGCTGTCCAACCTCATCAAGAGCTTTGCTGCTTccatcatccgcctcctTGGCACACTCTCAGACGACGCTACTGTCAAGCTCACACTCAACGCCCTTCAGCCACTCCTTCCTTATCTCTTGTCCTTCAGAAAGCTCCTCAAGGTGCTCATCAAGACTATTGTCGCTTTCTGGTCTCAACCCGCCAGCTCCGACAGCACCAGGATAACAGCCTTTCTAGTGATCCGCCGTCTCACGGTGGTTTCCGACAAGGGTGTCAGAGAAGCCGTTCTCAAGGCAGCTTACCGCGGGTTGTTCGACAACAGCAAGcacaccaaccacaacacaaTCCAGGGCATCAACCTGATGAAGAACTCGGCCGCCGAGCTCTGGGGTCTGGATCAGTCTCTTGGCTACACCACCGCCTTCACCTCGATCCGCCAGCTCG is a window of Podospora pseudopauciseta strain CBS 411.78 chromosome 1, whole genome shotgun sequence DNA encoding:
- the NOC2 gene encoding Nucleolar Complex 2 protein (EggNog:ENOG503NWMH; BUSCO:EOG09262N5O; COG:J) gives rise to the protein MGASKKNAKATKKFEQKHLSGVLERRKAVAKIKQKQQIKEKKQAKRAKDDEFFKGADGTVKRPANKKPGTQGTEMSVDDFFKGGFEILDKGAPTENGKTAALGKRKRGEANAREETSDQSDGSDIDVSDNEEDVVTDSEAGFSDEEDEEDLGMSKNAMAALAEKDPEFYKFLKENDPEALDFDENASLDEVDELSGSDEEDEQPKKKQKKGKKAQEEEEVDDSAHELTKAMVAKWEKALNETKSLKAAKQTVIAFRCAAHLNEEDEENPQRYSIKNPEVFHNILMVALKLIPEVLNHHLPVKESAAGRAYVQTETKKFKTLSNLIKSFAASIIRLLGTLSDDATVKLTLNALQPLLPYLLSFRKLLKVLIKTIVAFWSQPASSDSTRITAFLVIRRLTVVSDKGVREAVLKAAYRGLFDNSKHTNHNTIQGINLMKNSAAELWGLDQSLGYTTAFTSIRQLAIHLRNSIINNKQVHNVYNWQFVHALDFWSCVLSEHCSPLKEAEAGKESQLKLLIYPLVQVTLGVLRLIPTAIYFPLRFQLIRSLLRLSRATDTYIPLASCLLEVLSSAEMKKAPKQSTLKPLDFAVAYKAPKSYLRTRVYQDGVGEQVVELLSEFFVLWAKSIAFPEFSLPVVISLKRWLKEARKRSTGNKNGKLGGSLVLLVQKLEANAKFIEERRAKVEFAPKDRAQVEGFLKDLEVERTPVGAFVVGQRKLREERRRVVEEARKAEEGKRREEEREALEGGR